One stretch of Oncorhynchus keta strain PuntledgeMale-10-30-2019 chromosome 18, Oket_V2, whole genome shotgun sequence DNA includes these proteins:
- the LOC127908775 gene encoding fibulin-1-like isoform X12, translated as MLKLGCFSPQDCSRGIHNREKLEGCFSPQGRSRGIHNREKLEGCFSPQDCSRGIHNREKLEGCFSPQDCSRGIHNREKLEGCFSPQDCSRGIHNREKLEGCFSPQDCSRGIHNREKLEGCFSPQDCSRGIHNREKLEGCFSPQDCSRGIHNREKLEGCFSPQDCSRGIHNREKLEGCFSPQDCSRGIHNREKLEGCFSPQDCSRGIHNREKLEGCFSPQDCSRGIHNREKLEGCFSPQDCSRGIHNREKLEGCFSPQDCSRGIHNREKLEGCFSPQDCSRGIHNREKLEGCFSPQDCSRGIHNREKLEGCFSPQGCSRGIHNREKLEGCSSPQGRSRGIHNREKLEGCFSQGCSRGIHNREKLEGCFSPQDCSRGIHNREKLEGCFSPQGCSRGIHNREKLEGCFSPQGCSRGIHNREKLEGCFSPQGCSRGIHNREKLEGCFSQGCSRGIHNREKLEGCFSPQGCSRGIHNREKLEGCFSPQDCSRGIHNREKSAEPIRPEVKNSEGRRENGAKASG; from the exons ATGCTAAAGTTAGgttgtttctctcctcaggactgcaGCAGAGGTATCCATAACAGAGAGAAGTTAGAAG GTTGTTTCTCTCCTCAGGGCCGCAGCAgaggaatccataacagagagaaGTTAGAAGgttgtttctctcctcaggactgcaGCAgaggaatccataacagagagaaGTTAGAAGgttgtttctctcctcaggactgcaGCAgaggaatccataacagagagaaGTTAGAAGgttgtttctctcctcaggactgcaGCAgaggaatccataacagagagaaGTTAGAAGgttgtttctctcctcaggactgcaGCAgaggaatccataacagagagaaGTTAGAAG gttgtttctctcctcaggactgcaGCAgaggaatccataacagagagaaGTTAGAAG gttgtttctctcctcaggactgcaGCAGAGGTATCCATAACAGAGAGAAGTTAGAAGgttgtttctctcctcaggactgcaGCAgaggaatccataacagagagaaGTTAGAAGgttgtttctctcctcaggactgcaGCAgaggaatccataacagagagaaGTTAGAAG gttgtttctctcctcaggactgcaGCAgaggaatccataacagagagaaGTTAGAAG gttgtttctctcctcaggactgcaGCAgaggaatccataacagagagaaGTTAGAAGgttgtttctctcctcaggactgcaGCAgaggaatccataacagagagaaGTTAGAAG gttgtttctctcctcaggactgcaGCAgaggaatccataacagagagaaGTTAGAAGgttgtttctctcctcaggactgcaGCAgaggaatccataacagagagaaGTTAGAAGgttgtttctctcctcaggactgcaGCAgaggaatccataacagagagaaGTTAGAAGGTTGTTTCTCTCCTCAGGGCTGCAGCAgaggaatccataacagagagaaGTTAGAAGGTTGTTCCTCTCCTCAGGGCCGCAGCAgaggaatccataacagagagaaGTTAGAAGGTTGTTTCTCTCAGGGCTGCAGCAGAGGTATCCATAACAGAGAGAAGTTAGAAGgttgtttctctcctcaggactgcaGCAgaggaatccataacagagagaaGTTAGAAGGTTGTTTCTCTCCTCAGGGCTGCAGCAGAGGTATCCATAACAGAGAGAAGTTAGAAGGTTGTTTCTCTCCTCAGGGCTGCAGCAgaggaatccataacagagagaaGTTAGAAGGTTGTTTCTCTCCTCAGGGCTGCAGCAgaggaatccataacagagagaaGTTAGAAGGTTGTTTCTCTCAGGGCTGCAGCAgaggaatccataacagagagaaGTTAGAAGGTTGTTTCTCTCCTCAGGGCTGCAGCAGAGGTATCCATAACAGAGAGAAGTTAGAAGgttgtttctctcctcaggactgcaGCAGAGGTATCCATAACAGAGAGAAGTCAGCGGAGCCGATCAGGCCAGAAGTGAAGAActcggaggggaggagagagaatggagctAAAGCCTCGGGGTGA
- the LOC127908775 gene encoding fibulin-1-like isoform X8 produces the protein MLKLGCFSPQDCSRGIHNREKLEGCFSPQGCSRGIHNREKLEGCFSPQDCSRGIHNREKLEGCFSPQGRSRGIHNREKLEGCFSPQDCSRGIHNREKLEGCFSPQDCSRGIHNREKLEGCFSPQDCSRGIHNREKLEGCFSPQDCSRGIHNREKLEGCFSPQDCSRGIHNREKLEGCFSPQDCSRGIHNREKLEGCFSPQDCSRGIHNREKLEGCFSPQDCSRGIHNREKLEGCFSPQDCSRGIHNREKLEGCFSPQDCSRGIHNREKLEGCFSPQDCSRGIHNREKLEGCFSPQDCSRGIHNREKLEGCFSPQGCSRGIHNREKLEGCSSPQGRSRGIHNREKLEGCFSQGCSRGIHNREKLEGCFSPQDCSRGIHNREKLEGCFSPQGCSRGIHNREKLEGCFSPQGCSRGIHNREKLEGCFSPQGCSRGIHNREKLEGCFSQGCSRGIHNREKLEGCFSPQGCSRGIHNREKLEGCFSPQDCSRGIHNREKSAEPIRPEVKNSEGRRENGAKASG, from the exons ATGCTAAAGTTAGgttgtttctctcctcaggactgcaGCAGAGGTATCCATAACAGAGAGAAGTTAGAAGGTTGTTTCTCTCCTCAGGGCTGCAGCAgaggaatccataacagagagaaGTTAGAAGgttgtttctctcctcaggactgcaGCAgaggaatccataacagagagaaGTTAGAAGGTTGTTTCTCTCCTCAGGGCCGCAGCAgaggaatccataacagagagaaGTTAGAAGgttgtttctctcctcaggactgcaGCAgaggaatccataacagagagaaGTTAGAAGgttgtttctctcctcaggactgcaGCAgaggaatccataacagagagaaGTTAGAAGgttgtttctctcctcaggactgcaGCAgaggaatccataacagagagaaGTTAGAAGgttgtttctctcctcaggactgcaGCAgaggaatccataacagagagaaGTTAGAAG gttgtttctctcctcaggactgcaGCAgaggaatccataacagagagaaGTTAGAAG gttgtttctctcctcaggactgcaGCAGAGGTATCCATAACAGAGAGAAGTTAGAAGgttgtttctctcctcaggactgcaGCAgaggaatccataacagagagaaGTTAGAAGgttgtttctctcctcaggactgcaGCAgaggaatccataacagagagaaGTTAGAAG gttgtttctctcctcaggactgcaGCAgaggaatccataacagagagaaGTTAGAAG gttgtttctctcctcaggactgcaGCAgaggaatccataacagagagaaGTTAGAAGgttgtttctctcctcaggactgcaGCAgaggaatccataacagagagaaGTTAGAAGgttgtttctctcctcaggactgcaGCAgaggaatccataacagagagaaGTTAGAAGGTTGTTTCTCTCCTCAGGGCTGCAGCAgaggaatccataacagagagaaGTTAGAAGGTTGTTCCTCTCCTCAGGGCCGCAGCAgaggaatccataacagagagaaGTTAGAAGGTTGTTTCTCTCAGGGCTGCAGCAGAGGTATCCATAACAGAGAGAAGTTAGAAGgttgtttctctcctcaggactgcaGCAgaggaatccataacagagagaaGTTAGAAGGTTGTTTCTCTCCTCAGGGCTGCAGCAGAGGTATCCATAACAGAGAGAAGTTAGAAGGTTGTTTCTCTCCTCAGGGCTGCAGCAgaggaatccataacagagagaaGTTAGAAGGTTGTTTCTCTCCTCAGGGCTGCAGCAgaggaatccataacagagagaaGTTAGAAGGTTGTTTCTCTCAGGGCTGCAGCAgaggaatccataacagagagaaGTTAGAAGGTTGTTTCTCTCCTCAGGGCTGCAGCAGAGGTATCCATAACAGAGAGAAGTTAGAAGgttgtttctctcctcaggactgcaGCAGAGGTATCCATAACAGAGAGAAGTCAGCGGAGCCGATCAGGCCAGAAGTGAAGAActcggaggggaggagagagaatggagctAAAGCCTCGGGGTGA
- the LOC127908775 gene encoding fibulin-1-like isoform X21, which yields MLKLGCFSPQDCSRGIHNREKLEGCFSPQDCSRGIHNREKLEGCFSPQDCSRGIHNREKLEGCFSPQDCSRGIHNREKLEGCFSPQDCSRGIHNREKLEGCFSPQDCSRGIHNREKLEGCFSPQDCSRGIHNREKLEGCFSPQDCSRGIHNREKLEGCFSPQDCSRGIHNREKLEGCFSPQDCSRGIHNREKLEGCFSPQDCSRGIHNREKLEGCFSPQDCSRGIHNREKLEGCFSPQDCSRGIHNREKLEGCFSPQDCSRGIHNREKLEGCFSPQGCSRGIHNREKLEGCSSPQGRSRGIHNREKLEGCFSQGCSRGIHNREKLEGCFSPQDCSRGIHNREKLEGCFSPQGCSRGIHNREKLEGCFSPQGCSRGIHNREKLEGCFSPQGCSRGIHNREKLEGCFSQGCSRGIHNREKLEGCFSPQGCSRGIHNREKLEGCFSPQDCSRGIHNREKSAEPIRPEVKNSEGRRENGAKASG from the exons ATGCTAAAGTTAGgttgtttctctcctcaggactgcaGCAGAGGTATCCATAACAGAGAGAAGTTAGAAG gttgtttctctcctcaggactgcaGCAgaggaatccataacagagagaaGTTAGAAGgttgtttctctcctcaggactgcaGCAgaggaatccataacagagagaaGTTAGAAGgttgtttctctcctcaggactgcaGCAgaggaatccataacagagagaaGTTAGAAG gttgtttctctcctcaggactgcaGCAgaggaatccataacagagagaaGTTAGAAG gttgtttctctcctcaggactgcaGCAGAGGTATCCATAACAGAGAGAAGTTAGAAGgttgtttctctcctcaggactgcaGCAgaggaatccataacagagagaaGTTAGAAGgttgtttctctcctcaggactgcaGCAgaggaatccataacagagagaaGTTAGAAG gttgtttctctcctcaggactgcaGCAgaggaatccataacagagagaaGTTAGAAG gttgtttctctcctcaggactgcaGCAgaggaatccataacagagagaaGTTAGAAGgttgtttctctcctcaggactgcaGCAgaggaatccataacagagagaaGTTAGAAG gttgtttctctcctcaggactgcaGCAgaggaatccataacagagagaaGTTAGAAGgttgtttctctcctcaggactgcaGCAgaggaatccataacagagagaaGTTAGAAGgttgtttctctcctcaggactgcaGCAgaggaatccataacagagagaaGTTAGAAGGTTGTTTCTCTCCTCAGGGCTGCAGCAgaggaatccataacagagagaaGTTAGAAGGTTGTTCCTCTCCTCAGGGCCGCAGCAgaggaatccataacagagagaaGTTAGAAGGTTGTTTCTCTCAGGGCTGCAGCAGAGGTATCCATAACAGAGAGAAGTTAGAAGgttgtttctctcctcaggactgcaGCAgaggaatccataacagagagaaGTTAGAAGGTTGTTTCTCTCCTCAGGGCTGCAGCAGAGGTATCCATAACAGAGAGAAGTTAGAAGGTTGTTTCTCTCCTCAGGGCTGCAGCAgaggaatccataacagagagaaGTTAGAAGGTTGTTTCTCTCCTCAGGGCTGCAGCAgaggaatccataacagagagaaGTTAGAAGGTTGTTTCTCTCAGGGCTGCAGCAgaggaatccataacagagagaaGTTAGAAGGTTGTTTCTCTCCTCAGGGCTGCAGCAGAGGTATCCATAACAGAGAGAAGTTAGAAGgttgtttctctcctcaggactgcaGCAGAGGTATCCATAACAGAGAGAAGTCAGCGGAGCCGATCAGGCCAGAAGTGAAGAActcggaggggaggagagagaatggagctAAAGCCTCGGGGTGA
- the LOC127908775 gene encoding fibulin-1-like isoform X16, translating to MLKLGCFSPQDCSRGIHNREKLEGCFSPQDCSRGIHNREKLEGCFSPQDCSRGIHNREKLEGCFSPQDCSRGIHNREKLEGCFSPQDCSRGIHNREKLEGCFSPQDCSRGIHNREKLEGCFSPQDCSRGIHNREKLEGCFSPQDCSRGIHNREKLEGCFSPQDCSRGIHNREKLEGCFSPQDCSRGIHNREKLEGCFSPQDCSRGIHNREKLEGCFSPQDCSRGIHNREKLEGCFSPQDCSRGIHNREKLEGCFSPQDCSRGIHNREKLEGCFSPQDCSRGIHNREKLEGCFSPQGCSRGIHNREKLEGCSSPQGRSRGIHNREKLEGCFSQGCSRGIHNREKLEGCFSPQDCSRGIHNREKLEGCFSPQGCSRGIHNREKLEGCFSPQGCSRGIHNREKLEGCFSPQGCSRGIHNREKLEGCFSQGCSRGIHNREKLEGCFSPQGCSRGIHNREKLEGCFSPQDCSRGIHNREKSAEPIRPEVKNSEGRRENGAKASG from the exons ATGCTAAAGTTAGgttgtttctctcctcaggactgcaGCAGAGGTATCCATAACAGAGAGAAGTTAGAAG gttgtttctctcctcaggactgcaGCAgaggaatccataacagagagaaGTTAGAAGgttgtttctctcctcaggactgcaGCAgaggaatccataacagagagaaGTTAGAAGgttgtttctctcctcaggactgcaGCAgaggaatccataacagagagaaGTTAGAAGgttgtttctctcctcaggactgcaGCAgaggaatccataacagagagaaGTTAGAAG gttgtttctctcctcaggactgcaGCAgaggaatccataacagagagaaGTTAGAAG gttgtttctctcctcaggactgcaGCAGAGGTATCCATAACAGAGAGAAGTTAGAAGgttgtttctctcctcaggactgcaGCAgaggaatccataacagagagaaGTTAGAAGgttgtttctctcctcaggactgcaGCAgaggaatccataacagagagaaGTTAGAAG gttgtttctctcctcaggactgcaGCAgaggaatccataacagagagaaGTTAGAAG gttgtttctctcctcaggactgcaGCAgaggaatccataacagagagaaGTTAGAAGgttgtttctctcctcaggactgcaGCAgaggaatccataacagagagaaGTTAGAAG gttgtttctctcctcaggactgcaGCAgaggaatccataacagagagaaGTTAGAAGgttgtttctctcctcaggactgcaGCAgaggaatccataacagagagaaGTTAGAAGgttgtttctctcctcaggactgcaGCAgaggaatccataacagagagaaGTTAGAAGGTTGTTTCTCTCCTCAGGGCTGCAGCAgaggaatccataacagagagaaGTTAGAAGGTTGTTCCTCTCCTCAGGGCCGCAGCAgaggaatccataacagagagaaGTTAGAAGGTTGTTTCTCTCAGGGCTGCAGCAGAGGTATCCATAACAGAGAGAAGTTAGAAGgttgtttctctcctcaggactgcaGCAgaggaatccataacagagagaaGTTAGAAGGTTGTTTCTCTCCTCAGGGCTGCAGCAGAGGTATCCATAACAGAGAGAAGTTAGAAGGTTGTTTCTCTCCTCAGGGCTGCAGCAgaggaatccataacagagagaaGTTAGAAGGTTGTTTCTCTCCTCAGGGCTGCAGCAgaggaatccataacagagagaaGTTAGAAGGTTGTTTCTCTCAGGGCTGCAGCAgaggaatccataacagagagaaGTTAGAAGGTTGTTTCTCTCCTCAGGGCTGCAGCAGAGGTATCCATAACAGAGAGAAGTTAGAAGgttgtttctctcctcaggactgcaGCAGAGGTATCCATAACAGAGAGAAGTCAGCGGAGCCGATCAGGCCAGAAGTGAAGAActcggaggggaggagagagaatggagctAAAGCCTCGGGGTGA
- the LOC127908775 gene encoding uncharacterized protein LOC127908775 isoform X47: protein MLKLGCFSPQDCSRGIHNREKLEGCFSPQGCSRGIHNREKLEGCFSPQDCSRGIHNREKLEGCFSPQGRSRGIHNREKLEGCFSPQDCSRGIHNREKLEGCFSPQDCSRGIHNREKLEGCFSPQDCSRGIHNREKLEGCFSPQDCSRGIHNREKLEGCFSPQDCSRGIHNREKLEGCFSPQDCSRGIHNREKLEGCFSPQDCSRGIHNREKLEGCFSPQDCSRGIHNREKLEGCFSPQDCSRGIHNREKLEGCFSPQDCSRGIHNREKLEGCFSQGCSRGIHNREKLEGCFSPQGCSRGIHNREKLEGCFSPQDCSRGIHNREKSAEPIRPEVKNSEGRRENGAKASG from the exons ATGCTAAAGTTAGgttgtttctctcctcaggactgcaGCAGAGGTATCCATAACAGAGAGAAGTTAGAAGGTTGTTTCTCTCCTCAGGGCTGCAGCAgaggaatccataacagagagaaGTTAGAAGgttgtttctctcctcaggactgcaGCAgaggaatccataacagagagaaGTTAGAAGGTTGTTTCTCTCCTCAGGGCCGCAGCAgaggaatccataacagagagaaGTTAGAAGgttgtttctctcctcaggactgcaGCAgaggaatccataacagagagaaGTTAGAAGgttgtttctctcctcaggactgcaGCAgaggaatccataacagagagaaGTTAGAAGgttgtttctctcctcaggactgcaGCAgaggaatccataacagagagaaGTTAGAAGgttgtttctctcctcaggactgcaGCAgaggaatccataacagagagaaGTTAGAAG gttgtttctctcctcaggactgcaGCAgaggaatccataacagagagaaGTTAGAAG gttgtttctctcctcaggactgcaGCAGAGGTATCCATAACAGAGAGAAGTTAGAAGgttgtttctctcctcaggactgcaGCAgaggaatccataacagagagaaGTTAGAAGgttgtttctctcctcaggactgcaGCAgaggaatccataacagagagaaGTTAGAAG gttgtttctctcctcaggactgcaGCAgaggaatccataacagagagaaGTTAGAAG gttgtttctctcctcaggactgcaGCAgaggaatccataacagagagaaGTTAGAAG GTTGTTTCTCTCAGGGCTGCAGCAgaggaatccataacagagagaaGTTAGAAGGTTGTTTCTCTCCTCAGGGCTGCAGCAGAGGTATCCATAACAGAGAGAAGTTAGAAGgttgtttctctcctcaggactgcaGCAGAGGTATCCATAACAGAGAGAAGTCAGCGGAGCCGATCAGGCCAGAAGTGAAGAActcggaggggaggagagagaatggagctAAAGCCTCGGGGTGA
- the LOC127908775 gene encoding uncharacterized protein LOC127908775 isoform X34, translated as MLKLGCFSPQDCSRGIHNREKLEGCFSPQGCSRGIHNREKLEGCFSPQDCSRGIHNREKLEGCFSPQGRSRGIHNREKLEGCFSPQDCSRGIHNREKLEGCFSPQDCSRGIHNREKLEGCFSPQDCSRGIHNREKLEGCFSPQDCSRGIHNREKLEGCFSPQDCSRGIHNREKLEGCFSPQDCSRGIHNREKLEGCFSPQDCSRGIHNREKLEGCFSPQDCSRGIHNREKLEGCFSPQDCSRGIHNREKLEGCFSPQDCSRGIHNREKLEGCFSPQGCSRGIHNREKLEGCFSPQGCSRGIHNREKLEGCFSPQGCSRGIHNREKLEGCFSQGCSRGIHNREKLEGCFSPQGCSRGIHNREKLEGCFSPQDCSRGIHNREKSAEPIRPEVKNSEGRRENGAKASG; from the exons ATGCTAAAGTTAGgttgtttctctcctcaggactgcaGCAGAGGTATCCATAACAGAGAGAAGTTAGAAGGTTGTTTCTCTCCTCAGGGCTGCAGCAgaggaatccataacagagagaaGTTAGAAGgttgtttctctcctcaggactgcaGCAgaggaatccataacagagagaaGTTAGAAGGTTGTTTCTCTCCTCAGGGCCGCAGCAgaggaatccataacagagagaaGTTAGAAGgttgtttctctcctcaggactgcaGCAgaggaatccataacagagagaaGTTAGAAGgttgtttctctcctcaggactgcaGCAgaggaatccataacagagagaaGTTAGAAGgttgtttctctcctcaggactgcaGCAgaggaatccataacagagagaaGTTAGAAGgttgtttctctcctcaggactgcaGCAgaggaatccataacagagagaaGTTAGAAG gttgtttctctcctcaggactgcaGCAgaggaatccataacagagagaaGTTAGAAG gttgtttctctcctcaggactgcaGCAGAGGTATCCATAACAGAGAGAAGTTAGAAGgttgtttctctcctcaggactgcaGCAgaggaatccataacagagagaaGTTAGAAGgttgtttctctcctcaggactgcaGCAgaggaatccataacagagagaaGTTAGAAG gttgtttctctcctcaggactgcaGCAgaggaatccataacagagagaaGTTAGAAG gttgtttctctcctcaggactgcaGCAgaggaatccataacagagagaaGTTAGAAGGTTGTTTCTCTCCTCAGGGCTGCAGCAGAGGTATCCATAACAGAGAGAAGTTAGAAGGTTGTTTCTCTCCTCAGGGCTGCAGCAgaggaatccataacagagagaaGTTAGAAGGTTGTTTCTCTCCTCAGGGCTGCAGCAgaggaatccataacagagagaaGTTAGAAGGTTGTTTCTCTCAGGGCTGCAGCAgaggaatccataacagagagaaGTTAGAAGGTTGTTTCTCTCCTCAGGGCTGCAGCAGAGGTATCCATAACAGAGAGAAGTTAGAAGgttgtttctctcctcaggactgcaGCAGAGGTATCCATAACAGAGAGAAGTCAGCGGAGCCGATCAGGCCAGAAGTGAAGAActcggaggggaggagagagaatggagctAAAGCCTCGGGGTGA
- the LOC127908775 gene encoding fibulin-1-like isoform X25, whose protein sequence is MLKLGCFSPQDCSRGIHNREKLEGCFSPQDCSRGIHNREKLEGCFSPQDCSRGIHNREKLEGCFSPQDCSRGIHNREKLEGCFSPQDCSRGIHNREKLEGCFSPQDCSRGIHNREKLEGCFSPQDCSRGIHNREKLEGCFSPQDCSRGIHNREKLEGCFSPQDCSRGIHNREKLEGCFSPQDCSRGIHNREKLEGCFSPQDCSRGIHNREKLEGCFSPQDCSRGIHNREKLEGCFSPQDCSRGIHNREKLEGCFSPQGCSRGIHNREKLEGCSSPQGRSRGIHNREKLEGCFSQGCSRGIHNREKLEGCFSPQDCSRGIHNREKLEGCFSPQGCSRGIHNREKLEGCFSPQGCSRGIHNREKLEGCFSPQGCSRGIHNREKLEGCFSQGCSRGIHNREKLEGCFSPQGCSRGIHNREKLEGCFSPQDCSRGIHNREKSAEPIRPEVKNSEGRRENGAKASG, encoded by the exons ATGCTAAAGTTAGgttgtttctctcctcaggactgcaGCAGAGGTATCCATAACAGAGAGAAGTTAGAAG gttgtttctctcctcaggactgcaGCAgaggaatccataacagagagaaGTTAGAAGgttgtttctctcctcaggactgcaGCAgaggaatccataacagagagaaGTTAGAAG gttgtttctctcctcaggactgcaGCAgaggaatccataacagagagaaGTTAGAAG gttgtttctctcctcaggactgcaGCAGAGGTATCCATAACAGAGAGAAGTTAGAAGgttgtttctctcctcaggactgcaGCAgaggaatccataacagagagaaGTTAGAAGgttgtttctctcctcaggactgcaGCAgaggaatccataacagagagaaGTTAGAAG gttgtttctctcctcaggactgcaGCAgaggaatccataacagagagaaGTTAGAAG gttgtttctctcctcaggactgcaGCAgaggaatccataacagagagaaGTTAGAAGgttgtttctctcctcaggactgcaGCAgaggaatccataacagagagaaGTTAGAAG gttgtttctctcctcaggactgcaGCAgaggaatccataacagagagaaGTTAGAAGgttgtttctctcctcaggactgcaGCAgaggaatccataacagagagaaGTTAGAAGgttgtttctctcctcaggactgcaGCAgaggaatccataacagagagaaGTTAGAAGGTTGTTTCTCTCCTCAGGGCTGCAGCAgaggaatccataacagagagaaGTTAGAAGGTTGTTCCTCTCCTCAGGGCCGCAGCAgaggaatccataacagagagaaGTTAGAAGGTTGTTTCTCTCAGGGCTGCAGCAGAGGTATCCATAACAGAGAGAAGTTAGAAGgttgtttctctcctcaggactgcaGCAgaggaatccataacagagagaaGTTAGAAGGTTGTTTCTCTCCTCAGGGCTGCAGCAGAGGTATCCATAACAGAGAGAAGTTAGAAGGTTGTTTCTCTCCTCAGGGCTGCAGCAgaggaatccataacagagagaaGTTAGAAGGTTGTTTCTCTCCTCAGGGCTGCAGCAgaggaatccataacagagagaaGTTAGAAGGTTGTTTCTCTCAGGGCTGCAGCAgaggaatccataacagagagaaGTTAGAAGGTTGTTTCTCTCCTCAGGGCTGCAGCAGAGGTATCCATAACAGAGAGAAGTTAGAAGgttgtttctctcctcaggactgcaGCAGAGGTATCCATAACAGAGAGAAGTCAGCGGAGCCGATCAGGCCAGAAGTGAAGAActcggaggggaggagagagaatggagctAAAGCCTCGGGGTGA